In Gammaproteobacteria bacterium (ex Lamellibrachia satsuma), a single genomic region encodes these proteins:
- a CDS encoding arginine--tRNA ligase, translating to MKTQIQALVTRALERLADEGVFPADAIPVPNIDRARDSKHGDFATNVAMVLAKIARCKPRDLAEKLVAALPDSAQVERTEIAGPGFINFYLAPAAYHQLIPVIMEQGSAFGRSNLGTGKRVQVEFVSANPTGPLHVGHGRGAAYGSAVADLLEAVGYEVHREYYVNDAGRQMDILGTSVWLRYLELCDETLTFPANGYKGDYVWDIAATLHRDHGDSYRHSTEEVFNSIPADEPAGGDKEKHIDALIQRAKELLGDNRYRFVFELGLNTILDDIRDDLSLFGVDFEEWYSERTLMESGEVNKMVERLRKSDYVYEDGGALWFRSTAFGDEKDRVVVRDNGQTTYFASDIAYHMDKLERGFDRVIDIWGADHHGYVPRVRAALKALGDDDSKLDVLLVQFAILFRSGEKVPMSTRSGSFVTLRELRKEVGADAARFFYVMRKCEQHLDFDLDLAKSQSSDNPVYYVQYAHARICSVLRQAADKGIDVQPSSGMENLERLTETHEQALLVTLAKYPEVVETAATHEEPHQLTHYVRDLANDFHTYYNAHKFLIDDTALRDARLKLILATRQVLRNGLQLLGVSAPESM from the coding sequence ATGAAAACTCAGATCCAGGCCCTGGTCACCAGGGCGCTTGAACGCCTTGCCGATGAAGGCGTTTTCCCCGCCGACGCCATCCCCGTTCCCAATATCGACCGTGCCCGCGACAGCAAGCACGGAGACTTTGCCACCAATGTGGCGATGGTGTTGGCAAAGATCGCGCGATGCAAACCCCGGGATCTGGCGGAGAAATTGGTTGCCGCCCTGCCGGATTCCGCTCAGGTGGAACGCACCGAGATCGCCGGCCCCGGCTTCATCAACTTCTACCTGGCACCAGCCGCCTATCATCAGCTGATACCTGTGATCATGGAACAGGGTTCCGCATTCGGCCGCAGCAATTTAGGCACAGGCAAACGGGTGCAGGTGGAGTTCGTCTCCGCCAACCCCACCGGCCCGCTTCACGTGGGACATGGACGTGGCGCGGCCTACGGCTCCGCCGTGGCCGACCTGCTAGAGGCAGTGGGCTACGAGGTGCATCGCGAATATTACGTCAATGATGCCGGACGGCAGATGGATATCCTTGGCACCTCGGTCTGGCTGCGTTACCTGGAGCTGTGCGACGAGACGCTGACCTTCCCAGCCAACGGCTACAAGGGCGACTATGTATGGGACATCGCCGCCACCCTGCACCGGGATCACGGCGACAGCTACCGGCACAGCACGGAGGAGGTTTTCAACAGCATTCCTGCCGACGAGCCAGCGGGCGGCGACAAGGAAAAACACATCGATGCGCTGATCCAACGCGCCAAGGAACTGCTCGGCGACAACCGCTACCGTTTCGTGTTCGAGCTTGGACTCAATACCATTCTCGATGATATCCGTGATGACCTCTCCCTGTTCGGCGTCGACTTTGAGGAGTGGTACTCGGAGCGCACCCTGATGGAGAGCGGCGAGGTCAACAAGATGGTCGAGCGCCTGCGCAAGTCGGACTACGTCTACGAAGATGGCGGCGCCCTCTGGTTTCGCTCCACCGCCTTCGGCGACGAGAAGGACCGGGTGGTAGTGCGTGACAACGGCCAGACCACCTATTTTGCTTCCGACATCGCCTATCATATGGACAAGCTGGAACGCGGCTTCGACCGGGTTATCGATATCTGGGGCGCGGACCATCACGGCTATGTGCCCCGTGTGCGTGCCGCGCTGAAAGCCCTGGGCGATGACGACAGCAAGCTCGACGTGCTGTTGGTGCAGTTCGCCATCCTCTTCCGGAGCGGCGAGAAGGTACCTATGTCGACCCGCTCAGGCTCCTTCGTCACCCTGCGCGAATTGCGCAAAGAGGTTGGGGCCGATGCCGCACGCTTTTTCTACGTGATGCGCAAGTGTGAACAGCATCTCGACTTCGACCTGGATCTGGCAAAATCCCAGTCCAGCGACAACCCGGTCTACTATGTGCAGTATGCCCACGCGCGTATCTGCAGCGTGCTGCGCCAGGCCGCAGACAAGGGGATCGACGTTCAGCCCAGTAGTGGCATGGAGAACCTGGAGCGTCTCACCGAGACCCACGAACAGGCACTGCTGGTCACCCTGGCCAAGTATCCTGAAGTGGTGGAAACCGCCGCCACCCACGAGGAACCACATCAACTCACTCACTATGTGCGCGACCTTGCCAACGATTTCCACACCTACTACAACGCACACAAATTCCTGATTGATGATACTGCCCTGCGTGACGCCCGTTTGAAACTGATCCTGGCCACCCGTCAGGTATTACGCAATGGCCTGCAGCTGCTCGGTGTCTCCGCCCCGGAGAGCATGTAA
- a CDS encoding cell division protein — MVDYKRRAAPKRKNKKQSGNCSLWFFSGFIVGAFIMGLVWLKLGQDLAEGHIPGVTPPKPTATHSRQIEPEQHEAPQPRFDFYSILPEMEVVIPEDEIIESETPAKPATPPRPDEKPAAIQGVSYILQMGSFRKHADADRMKARLALIGIEAEIQKVSINNRDTYHRVRSGPYNNHQRLNGALKLAKENRISTLVIKLKK, encoded by the coding sequence ATGGTCGACTACAAGCGACGTGCCGCCCCAAAACGCAAAAACAAAAAACAGAGTGGCAACTGCAGCCTCTGGTTCTTTTCCGGATTCATCGTCGGGGCATTTATCATGGGCCTGGTATGGCTGAAGCTGGGCCAGGATCTGGCAGAGGGACACATCCCGGGGGTTACGCCGCCAAAACCCACGGCAACACATTCCAGGCAGATCGAACCGGAACAGCATGAGGCACCTCAGCCACGCTTTGATTTCTATTCCATCCTGCCGGAAATGGAAGTGGTGATCCCGGAGGATGAGATCATCGAGAGCGAGACACCTGCAAAACCCGCCACCCCGCCCCGGCCCGACGAGAAGCCTGCTGCGATACAGGGGGTCTCCTACATCCTGCAGATGGGCTCGTTCCGTAAACATGCAGACGCCGACCGCATGAAGGCGAGGCTCGCCCTGATAGGCATCGAAGCGGAGATCCAAAAGGTCAGCATCAATAACCGGGACACCTACCACCGGGTTCGCAGCGGCCCCTACAACAACCATCAGCGGCTTAACGGAGCACTCAAACTGGCCAAAGAGAACCGTATCAGCACACTGGTGATAAAACTAAAAAAATAG
- a CDS encoding EAL domain-containing protein: MHRLLRRQLKKIGLNPASESPPTLDQWRKLLQHINRAYGQSDQDRYTLERSLTISSDEMHELYKRLKDSTEARWGAIANALPDLLFLQDAQGIYHEIFSEARDDQLFRPENEIINKHPKEIFPPKIAYTFMTLLQKALDTQEVQIIEYELDVPAGRRWFEARMTPTMLRLNGEKTVISLVRDITDRKQAEVRRRLSSTVFEAVTEGMAILDRGHQVTFVNSAFTYITGRSEAEAVGQEPRFLQSGASEEKLRIIWSIVDAKGSWRGELQSRRANGQNYHLWLSINAVKDSNERITHYALVLSDISELKRSQEELEYIATHDPLTHLPNRTLFHEQLEQAIHRSKRINRKGAVFFLDLDRFKNINDTLGHHVGDDLLFQVAERLRQTAREEDMIARIGGDEFTLVIENLHRPEDAAKVAQNLLNTFSAPFPLKGYELEISASIGISIFPDDGDEISQLTKQADSAMYSAKEQGRNTFRFFTQKLTETALEYFDLEISLRRALELNQFFLLYQPQYDLISGELLGVEALIRWNHPGMGMISPNRFIPIAEVSGLIEPIGEWVLQTAATQATQWDKAGLKPFPVSVNLSRRQLNNPGLVDIVSRIIETTGLPGERLELEITESALLETEEQACSSLEKLRALGCSIAIDDFGTGYSSLANLKLFPLDRLKIDKSFVRDVTKDPNDEAIIRATIALGNSLQLSVIAEGVETEAQRDFLLKEGCREVQGFLFSQPVEAKRIEEMMKVTGDR, encoded by the coding sequence ATGCACCGCCTGTTGCGCCGGCAGCTTAAAAAGATCGGCCTCAACCCTGCTTCAGAGTCCCCCCCCACCCTGGATCAGTGGCGTAAATTACTACAGCACATCAACCGTGCCTATGGGCAGTCGGACCAGGATCGCTATACCCTAGAGCGCTCCCTGACCATCTCCTCCGACGAGATGCATGAACTCTATAAGCGACTCAAAGACTCGACCGAGGCACGATGGGGAGCGATCGCCAACGCACTGCCGGATCTGCTTTTTCTGCAGGATGCGCAGGGCATCTATCATGAGATCTTCTCAGAGGCCAGGGACGACCAACTCTTCCGTCCCGAGAATGAGATCATCAACAAACATCCTAAAGAGATCTTCCCCCCAAAGATTGCATACACCTTCATGACATTGCTGCAGAAAGCGCTGGATACCCAGGAGGTGCAGATCATCGAATATGAGTTGGATGTACCGGCAGGCAGACGCTGGTTCGAGGCTCGCATGACGCCGACCATGTTGCGGCTCAATGGCGAAAAAACGGTGATCAGCCTGGTCAGGGACATCACCGACAGGAAACAGGCGGAGGTTCGTCGGCGGCTTTCATCCACCGTATTCGAGGCCGTCACCGAAGGCATGGCGATCCTCGACCGGGGTCACCAGGTTACATTCGTCAACAGTGCATTCACCTATATTACCGGCCGCTCGGAAGCAGAAGCTGTCGGGCAAGAACCGCGCTTTCTGCAAAGCGGCGCAAGCGAAGAAAAGCTTCGCATCATCTGGTCTATCGTCGACGCCAAGGGCAGTTGGCGCGGGGAGCTACAGAGCCGCCGCGCCAATGGTCAGAACTACCACCTTTGGCTCAGCATCAATGCAGTTAAAGACAGCAATGAGAGAATAACCCACTACGCCCTCGTTCTGAGCGATATATCGGAACTCAAGCGTTCCCAGGAAGAGCTGGAATATATTGCCACCCACGATCCTTTGACTCACCTGCCGAATCGCACGCTGTTTCACGAGCAGTTGGAACAGGCGATACACCGCTCGAAACGAATCAACCGCAAAGGCGCAGTTTTCTTCCTTGATCTGGACCGCTTCAAGAACATCAACGACACATTGGGGCACCATGTTGGCGACGACCTCCTCTTCCAAGTTGCTGAGAGACTGCGCCAGACAGCCCGCGAAGAGGATATGATCGCCCGGATCGGCGGCGATGAGTTCACCCTGGTCATCGAAAATCTGCATCGACCGGAGGATGCAGCCAAGGTTGCACAAAACCTGTTGAATACCTTTTCGGCACCCTTCCCGCTAAAAGGCTATGAACTGGAGATCTCCGCCAGCATAGGCATCAGCATCTTTCCCGATGACGGCGATGAAATCAGCCAATTGACCAAACAGGCAGATTCCGCCATGTACAGCGCCAAGGAACAAGGTCGAAACACCTTCCGCTTTTTTACCCAAAAGTTGACTGAAACCGCCCTCGAGTATTTTGATTTGGAGATCAGCCTGCGCAGGGCGCTGGAACTCAATCAGTTCTTTCTGCTCTACCAGCCGCAATACGATCTGATCAGCGGCGAACTTCTCGGTGTCGAAGCCCTGATACGGTGGAACCATCCCGGTATGGGGATGATCTCCCCCAACCGCTTCATCCCCATTGCAGAGGTCAGCGGCCTTATCGAACCCATCGGAGAATGGGTGCTGCAAACCGCTGCCACTCAGGCGACCCAGTGGGACAAGGCGGGACTGAAGCCCTTTCCCGTCAGCGTGAACCTCTCCCGGCGCCAGCTTAACAACCCCGGACTGGTCGATATCGTGAGCCGGATTATTGAAACTACCGGTCTGCCGGGTGAACGCCTGGAACTGGAGATCACCGAGAGCGCCCTGTTGGAGACAGAAGAGCAGGCCTGCAGCAGCCTGGAAAAACTGCGCGCGCTGGGATGCAGCATCGCCATAGACGATTTCGGGACAGGTTACTCATCACTCGCCAACCTGAAGCTCTTCCCGCTGGACAGACTCAAGATCGACAAGTCCTTCGTTCGCGACGTGACCAAAGACCCAAACGACGAGGCGATCATTCGTGCCACCATTGCACTCGGCAACAGTCTGCAACTCAGCGTAATCGCTGAAGGGGTGGAGACCGAGGCCCAACGCGACTTCCTGCTAAAAGAGGGATGCCGGGAGGTACAGGGATTTCTGTTCAGTCAGCCGGTGGAAGCGAAGAGGATTGAGGAGATGATGAAGGTGACAGGTGACAGGTGA
- a CDS encoding sugar metabolism transcriptional regulator: protein MILADIKRYLMARKQASLADIAVHFDADPDAVRGMLEHWIRKGRVQKHSVYASCGSSCDKCDPATTEVYSWGGSGEAVQVVPVEFNAGCPGD from the coding sequence ATGATTCTTGCAGATATCAAACGTTACCTGATGGCGCGTAAGCAGGCGAGCCTGGCTGATATCGCCGTGCACTTCGATGCTGACCCGGATGCGGTACGCGGTATGCTCGAACACTGGATTCGCAAGGGCCGGGTACAGAAGCACAGCGTCTATGCCTCCTGTGGTTCAAGCTGCGATAAATGCGATCCCGCGACCACCGAGGTCTACAGTTGGGGCGGGTCCGGTGAAGCTGTTCAGGTTGTGCCGGTTGAGTTCAATGCGGGTTGTCCGGGGGATTAA